The Opitutus sp. ER46 genome contains a region encoding:
- a CDS encoding monovalent cation/H+ antiporter subunit D family protein, translated as MQPDIRLLFAILAPLAGAGLVMATGKRPNVREACSFLAAVTTFGIIASLLPAVLHGETLRFTVFELLPGLSVSLRADALSMIFAVAASFLWILTVFYAAGYMRSLEEHAQTRFNTCFALALFGAIGCAFSDNLLTLYLFYEIVSICTYPLVAHHQDEEGYAGARKYITYLTTTAKGLILPAMALIYVLSGTLDFASNIHTGIIPVSVHNGVITGLYICCLLGFAKNGIMPLHSWLPSAMVAPTPVSALLHAVAVVKVGVFSTVRVMLYVFGVDTMDRLNLGLPTAYFVSITILVGSIVALSKNNLKARLAYSTVSQLSYIILGVALLTPTAIAGGLFHIAAHAFAKITLFFCAGAIYVAAHKKNISELNGLGRAMPFTFGAFGLAALSMIGAPPVGGFISKLYMLVGALDAKSIGIVVVLISSTVLNAAYFAPIVYQGFFGKPSAEDAHHPHHEAPLAMVIPLCLTALISVLIGFFPDVFLNLAQAVVK; from the coding sequence ATGCAACCAGACATTCGCCTCCTGTTCGCCATCCTGGCTCCGCTCGCGGGCGCCGGGCTCGTGATGGCCACCGGCAAGCGGCCCAATGTGCGCGAAGCGTGCTCGTTCCTCGCAGCGGTCACCACGTTCGGCATCATCGCCTCCCTGCTCCCGGCGGTCCTCCACGGCGAAACGCTCCGGTTCACCGTCTTTGAGCTCCTCCCTGGGCTGAGCGTCTCGCTGCGCGCCGACGCGCTCTCGATGATCTTCGCCGTCGCGGCGTCGTTCCTCTGGATCCTGACCGTCTTCTACGCCGCCGGCTACATGCGCTCCCTCGAGGAGCACGCCCAGACGCGCTTCAACACCTGCTTCGCCCTCGCCCTCTTCGGCGCCATTGGCTGCGCGTTCTCGGACAATCTCCTGACGCTCTACCTCTTCTACGAGATCGTCAGCATCTGCACCTACCCGCTCGTCGCCCACCACCAGGACGAGGAAGGCTACGCCGGCGCCCGCAAGTACATCACCTATCTCACCACGACGGCCAAGGGCCTGATCCTTCCCGCCATGGCGCTGATCTACGTGCTCTCCGGCACGCTGGATTTCGCCTCCAACATCCACACCGGCATCATCCCGGTGAGCGTCCACAACGGCGTCATCACCGGTCTCTACATCTGCTGTCTGCTCGGCTTCGCCAAAAACGGCATCATGCCGCTGCACAGCTGGCTGCCCAGCGCAATGGTGGCGCCCACGCCCGTCAGCGCGCTCCTGCACGCCGTCGCCGTCGTCAAGGTCGGCGTCTTTTCGACCGTCCGCGTGATGCTCTACGTCTTCGGCGTGGATACGATGGACCGGCTCAACCTCGGGCTGCCCACCGCCTACTTCGTTTCGATCACGATCCTCGTGGGGTCGATCGTCGCCCTCAGCAAAAACAACCTGAAGGCGCGGCTCGCCTACTCCACCGTCAGCCAGCTTTCGTACATCATCCTCGGCGTCGCCCTGCTCACGCCGACGGCCATCGCGGGCGGCCTGTTCCACATCGCCGCCCACGCCTTCGCGAAGATCACCCTCTTCTTCTGCGCCGGCGCGATCTACGTCGCCGCCCACAAGAAGAACATCTCCGAGCTCAATGGCCTCGGCCGCGCGATGCCCTTCACCTTCGGCGCCTTCGGCCTCGCCGCCCTCAGCATGATCGGCGCCCCGCCGGTCGGCGGGTTCATCAGCAAGCTCTACATGCTCGTCGGCGCGCTCGACGCGAAGTCGATCGGCATCGTGGTCGTCCTGATCTCCTCCACGGTCCTGAACGCCGCGTACTTCGCCCCGATCGTCTACCAGGGCTTCTTCGGCAAGCCCTCCGCCGAGGACGCGCATCACCCGCACCACGAGGCGCCGCTCGCAATGGTGATCCCGCTCTGCCTCACGGCCCTCATCTC
- a CDS encoding complex I subunit 1 family protein, which translates to MTTFLSLEPVRILVYVIGVLAFVGLNAAYLVLAERKGAGYIQRRPGPNEAGWGGIFQPFADVLKLFSKQVMMPPGTDGLLYRLAPLMVLMPPLMCLVAIPFGDGVVARKLDVGLLFVFAFGSINVMALMLSGWASRNKYSIMSAARVVSQNVAYEIPMLLVVVTVLMVTGTLNLDEIVQQQAGGFWRWNVLKLWVNPLMPVTFVIYFICMLAETNRAPFDMAEAESELVAGAFTEYGGMGFGVFFMAEYANIVVGASIATVLFFGGYQSPIGILSGGVWGVAWFLLKTYALIFTVIWVRWTFPRTQFYNLLNLSWKILIPVSLATLMLTGVMMKLPLLF; encoded by the coding sequence ATGACGACCTTTCTGTCCCTCGAACCTGTTCGCATCCTCGTTTACGTCATTGGCGTGCTGGCCTTCGTCGGCCTGAACGCGGCGTACCTGGTGCTCGCCGAGCGCAAGGGCGCGGGCTACATCCAGCGCCGGCCCGGCCCGAACGAGGCCGGCTGGGGCGGCATCTTCCAGCCGTTCGCCGACGTGCTGAAGCTCTTCTCGAAACAGGTCATGATGCCGCCCGGCACCGACGGCCTGCTCTACCGCCTCGCGCCGCTGATGGTGCTGATGCCCCCGCTGATGTGCCTCGTCGCGATCCCGTTCGGCGACGGCGTGGTCGCGCGGAAACTCGATGTCGGCCTGCTCTTCGTCTTCGCCTTCGGTTCGATCAACGTGATGGCGCTGATGCTCAGCGGCTGGGCGTCCCGCAACAAGTACTCGATCATGTCGGCGGCCCGCGTCGTCTCGCAGAACGTCGCCTACGAGATTCCGATGCTTCTGGTCGTCGTCACCGTGCTGATGGTCACGGGCACGCTGAACCTCGACGAGATCGTCCAGCAGCAGGCCGGCGGCTTCTGGCGTTGGAACGTGCTCAAGCTCTGGGTGAACCCGCTGATGCCGGTCACCTTCGTCATCTACTTCATCTGCATGCTCGCCGAAACCAACCGCGCGCCGTTCGACATGGCCGAGGCCGAGAGCGAGCTCGTGGCCGGTGCCTTCACCGAGTACGGCGGCATGGGCTTCGGCGTCTTCTTCATGGCGGAGTACGCCAACATCGTCGTCGGTGCCAGCATCGCCACCGTCCTCTTCTTCGGCGGCTACCAGAGCCCGATCGGCATTCTCTCCGGCGGCGTCTGGGGCGTGGCCTGGTTCCTCCTCAAGACGTACGCGCTGATCTTCACCGTCATCTGGGTCCGGTGGACCTTCCCCCGGACGCAGTTCTACAACCTGCTCAACCTCTCCTGGAAGATCCTCATCCCGGTCTCGCTGGCCACGCTGATGCTGACCGGCGTGATGATGAAGCTGCCGCTCCTCTTCTGA
- a CDS encoding NADH-quinone oxidoreductase subunit D has translation MPVLTPAAVAAGAPEETFVLNLGPQHPAAHGVLRVLMTMDGEWVENAEPVVGYIHRMHEKMGENRTWAKFLPNTSRIDYLSAMHYTHAYVGAVERALKIEVPERAEYVRVITSELNRISSHMVWWGAMLSDLGGLSPFLYAFDDRERILDALEALCGARLTYCYYRFGGLYNDADDAFLKAVRDFVKHMPPRLKMYRDLVTDNIILRKRLEGIGPISADMCRKYGATGPVIRGAGVAYDVRRVEPYSVYPKLQFKIPVYPQADSMARYLVRMDEMEESLHIIEQCLDLIQPGPFMAPKVPRVLKLPPGDYTYAVEAARGRFMVRIVSDNKEIPYRVKLRTPSLSNLSLFEEASKGMMLPDALAMMATLDLVIPDIDR, from the coding sequence CTGCCCGTCCTCACGCCCGCCGCCGTTGCGGCCGGCGCCCCCGAGGAAACCTTCGTCCTCAATCTCGGGCCCCAGCACCCCGCCGCCCACGGCGTGCTCCGCGTGCTCATGACGATGGATGGCGAGTGGGTGGAGAATGCCGAGCCCGTCGTCGGCTACATCCACCGGATGCACGAGAAGATGGGGGAGAATCGGACGTGGGCAAAGTTCCTGCCGAACACCAGCCGCATCGATTACCTCTCGGCCATGCACTACACCCACGCCTACGTGGGGGCGGTGGAGCGTGCCTTGAAGATCGAGGTGCCCGAGCGCGCCGAATACGTGCGCGTCATCACCTCGGAGCTGAACCGCATTTCCAGCCACATGGTGTGGTGGGGCGCGATGCTCTCCGACCTCGGCGGTCTGAGCCCCTTCCTGTACGCCTTCGACGATCGCGAGCGCATCCTCGACGCGCTGGAAGCGCTCTGCGGCGCACGGCTCACCTACTGCTACTATCGCTTTGGCGGCCTCTACAACGATGCCGACGACGCCTTCCTCAAGGCCGTCCGCGACTTCGTGAAGCACATGCCGCCGCGGCTGAAGATGTACCGGGACCTCGTCACCGATAACATCATCCTCCGCAAGCGCCTCGAGGGCATCGGCCCGATCAGCGCCGACATGTGCCGCAAGTACGGCGCCACCGGCCCGGTCATCCGCGGCGCGGGCGTCGCCTACGACGTCCGCCGGGTCGAGCCGTACTCGGTGTATCCGAAGCTTCAGTTCAAAATTCCGGTGTACCCGCAGGCCGACTCGATGGCCCGCTATCTCGTCCGCATGGACGAGATGGAGGAGAGCCTGCACATCATCGAGCAGTGCCTCGACCTGATCCAGCCGGGTCCGTTCATGGCGCCGAAGGTGCCGCGCGTGCTCAAGCTGCCGCCGGGCGACTACACCTACGCCGTCGAGGCCGCCCGCGGCCGCTTCATGGTCCGCATCGTCAGCGACAACAAGGAGATCCCCTATCGCGTGAAGCTCCGGACGCCGTCGCTCTCCAACCTCAGCCTCTTTGAGGAGGCCAGCAAAGGCATGATGCTGCCCGACGCGCTCGCCATGATGGCGACGCTCGACCTCGTCATTCCCGATATCGACCGCTGA
- the nuoK gene encoding NADH-quinone oxidoreductase subunit NuoK: MNLVNLPNQPTVYFILAAFLLAAGIFGLIRRRTLIGMLIAGELIFAAASLNLMTVNRFFVTDPTVGQIFVLFIMGIAAAEVAIALSIIIAVYRNYRSIHSEDLSDLNG; this comes from the coding sequence ATGAACCTCGTCAACCTGCCCAACCAACCGACGGTGTACTTCATCCTCGCGGCGTTCCTCCTGGCCGCGGGGATCTTCGGCCTCATCCGCCGCCGCACGCTGATCGGCATGCTCATCGCCGGGGAGCTCATCTTCGCCGCCGCGTCGCTGAATCTGATGACGGTGAACCGCTTCTTCGTCACCGATCCCACCGTCGGTCAGATTTTCGTCCTCTTCATCATGGGCATCGCGGCCGCCGAGGTCGCGATCGCGCTCAGCATCATCATCGCGGTGTACCGCAATTACCGCTCGATCCACTCCGAGGACCTCTCGGACCTGAACGGCTAA
- a CDS encoding NADH-quinone oxidoreductase subunit A: protein MNDILATDLIYIFVFCMAGLAFAVGPFVAVYLLAPRMLRTTQQKTGQAIECGMDPIGDAWIRYSAVYYLYALVFVAFAVDVLYLIPVALVYGREFVVRDLVELSLFVGILSLVIIYAWKKGVFEWKRR from the coding sequence ATGAACGACATCCTCGCCACCGATCTGATCTATATCTTCGTGTTCTGCATGGCCGGGCTGGCGTTCGCCGTCGGCCCGTTTGTGGCGGTGTACCTCCTCGCGCCGCGGATGCTGCGCACGACGCAACAGAAGACCGGCCAGGCGATCGAGTGCGGCATGGATCCGATCGGTGACGCGTGGATCCGCTACAGCGCCGTTTACTATCTCTACGCCCTCGTGTTCGTCGCGTTCGCCGTCGACGTCCTGTACCTCATTCCGGTCGCCCTGGTGTACGGCCGCGAATTTGTGGTCCGCGATCTGGTGGAGCTCTCCCTCTTCGTCGGAATTCTCTCTCTCGTAATCATTTACGCCTGGAAAAAAGGAGTCTTCGAATGGAAACGCCGCTGA
- the nuoB gene encoding NADH-quinone oxidoreductase subunit NuoB yields METPLNAQSPGPLVAAKQGLAVPPTTQACPVPSEGPVETSQLVQFAKLDDLLAISRSYSLWPLTFGLACCAIEMMATGMARWDLARFGAEVFRPSPRQADVMVVAGTVNKKMAPAVKLLYDQMLEPKWVIAMGNCAISGGPFKYEGQYGIVEGVDKLFPVDVYVPGCPPRPEALIEGILKLEEKITGKRRFPVAKLKE; encoded by the coding sequence ATGGAAACGCCGCTGAACGCCCAGTCCCCGGGTCCGCTCGTCGCTGCCAAGCAGGGCCTCGCGGTCCCGCCGACGACGCAGGCCTGTCCGGTTCCGTCCGAAGGCCCCGTCGAGACCTCGCAACTGGTCCAGTTCGCGAAACTCGACGACCTCCTGGCGATCAGCCGTTCGTACTCGCTCTGGCCCCTCACGTTTGGACTCGCCTGCTGCGCCATCGAGATGATGGCGACCGGCATGGCGCGCTGGGACCTCGCCCGTTTCGGCGCCGAGGTGTTCCGCCCGTCTCCCCGCCAGGCCGACGTGATGGTCGTGGCCGGCACGGTGAACAAGAAAATGGCCCCGGCGGTGAAGCTCCTTTACGATCAGATGCTCGAGCCGAAGTGGGTCATCGCGATGGGCAACTGCGCGATCTCCGGCGGCCCGTTCAAGTACGAGGGCCAGTACGGCATCGTCGAAGGCGTGGACAAACTCTTTCCGGTCGACGTGTACGTCCCGGGCTGCCCGCCCCGTCCTGAAGCCCTGATCGAGGGCATCCTGAAGCTCGAAGAGAAAATTACCGGCAAGCGCCGCTTCCCCGTCGCGAAACTCAAAGAATGA
- a CDS encoding NADH-quinone oxidoreductase subunit I: MSLIKAVRDTLSGFKSLLIGMRITGREALKPVITCQYPHDTLPMPARFRGHIQLVLDPETGRPRCTACTLCAKACPSNCIDLDGLKREGDKKKSVSKYILDFTKCSLCGSCVEVCPSDAIDFSKQYNVVSLSRGDFDHMDLYAKVEAQAAEWAKTHPTPPAPPAEAPAAPAAAQPAAPAASTLPPTAPSPSPAA, from the coding sequence ATGAGCCTGATCAAAGCCGTCCGCGACACCCTCTCCGGGTTCAAGAGCCTGCTCATCGGCATGCGCATCACCGGCCGTGAGGCCCTCAAGCCGGTCATCACGTGCCAGTACCCGCACGACACCCTGCCGATGCCGGCGCGCTTCCGCGGTCACATCCAGCTGGTGCTCGATCCCGAAACCGGCCGCCCGCGCTGCACCGCGTGCACGCTTTGCGCCAAGGCCTGCCCGAGCAACTGCATCGACCTCGACGGCCTCAAGCGCGAAGGCGACAAGAAGAAGTCTGTTTCGAAGTACATCCTCGACTTCACCAAGTGCAGCCTGTGCGGCTCGTGCGTCGAGGTCTGCCCGAGCGACGCCATCGACTTTTCGAAACAGTACAACGTCGTCAGCCTCAGCCGCGGTGATTTCGACCACATGGACCTCTACGCGAAGGTCGAGGCCCAGGCCGCCGAGTGGGCGAAGACCCATCCAACCCCGCCGGCCCCGCCCGCGGAAGCACCCGCCGCACCTGCCGCCGCCCAGCCCGCCGCTCCGGCCGCGTCGACGCTGCCGCCGACCGCCCCGTCCCCCTCCCCCGCGGCCTGA
- a CDS encoding NADH-quinone oxidoreductase subunit J, with the protein MNELFPFSSYIVLAVFALAVGLTIGGALIAALSRRIIRGVCGLMLACVGLAGLYYFLNSPFLALMEILIYVGAVCVTIVFGIMLSEPDEPARAGGRSSSILWGVGALIVSGAIFWGISFLSLKGGWTVPAERVTDGSVRAIGISLLTTYSMAFELISLVLLVAILGALVIARSGRAKG; encoded by the coding sequence ATGAACGAACTCTTCCCGTTCTCCAGCTACATCGTCCTGGCCGTGTTCGCCCTCGCGGTCGGCCTGACGATCGGTGGCGCGCTGATCGCCGCACTCAGCCGGCGCATCATCCGCGGCGTCTGCGGCCTGATGCTCGCCTGCGTCGGCCTCGCTGGCCTCTACTATTTTCTCAACAGCCCGTTCCTCGCGCTGATGGAGATCCTGATCTACGTCGGCGCCGTCTGCGTCACGATCGTCTTCGGCATCATGCTCTCCGAGCCGGATGAGCCGGCCCGCGCGGGCGGCCGCTCCTCCTCGATTCTCTGGGGCGTCGGCGCGCTGATCGTCAGCGGGGCAATCTTCTGGGGCATCTCCTTCCTCAGCTTGAAGGGCGGCTGGACCGTCCCGGCGGAGCGCGTCACGGACGGCTCCGTGCGCGCCATCGGCATTTCCCTCCTCACCACCTACAGCATGGCGTTCGAACTGATCTCGCTCGTGCTGCTCGTGGCGATTCTGGGCGCCCTCGTCATCGCGCGCTCGGGGAGGGCCAAAGGATGA
- a CDS encoding 2-oxoacid:ferredoxin oxidoreductase subunit beta, with the protein MTTPSAGCGCPQPSDAQTTPAAPALTPKDFKSTLKPIWCPGCGDYGVVTAIYRALAAVGRPPHEVAFISGIGCSSRIPGYTTAYGFNTVHGRALPVAQGIKMARPDLLVLCAGGDGDGFSIGGGHVPHAIRRNLDLTYIVMDNHIYGLTKGQLSPTTKRGAKTSSSTYGSIEDPVNPLLYCLAYGAGFVAQGVPADLDGLTKMIEAGIRYPGFAFINIQSPCVTYGDPEDQVKVQKTRMKNLVTLGHDRTNRLRAMELAQDYTTELYTGVFYQNPNPPETYDTYIRNRQQELAG; encoded by the coding sequence ATGACCACTCCCAGTGCCGGCTGCGGCTGCCCGCAGCCATCCGATGCGCAAACCACCCCGGCGGCGCCCGCGCTGACGCCGAAGGACTTCAAGAGCACCCTGAAGCCGATCTGGTGCCCGGGTTGCGGTGACTATGGCGTGGTCACGGCCATCTATCGCGCGCTCGCCGCGGTCGGCCGCCCGCCACATGAGGTCGCCTTCATTTCGGGCATCGGCTGTTCGAGCCGCATCCCCGGCTACACCACCGCCTACGGTTTCAACACCGTGCACGGCCGCGCGCTCCCCGTCGCCCAAGGCATCAAGATGGCGCGGCCCGACCTGCTCGTGCTGTGCGCCGGCGGCGATGGCGATGGCTTCTCGATCGGCGGCGGGCACGTGCCTCACGCCATCCGTCGCAACCTGGACCTCACCTACATCGTGATGGACAACCACATTTACGGCCTCACCAAGGGCCAGTTGTCCCCCACGACGAAGCGCGGGGCCAAGACCAGCAGCAGCACGTACGGGAGCATCGAGGACCCGGTGAATCCCCTGCTCTACTGCCTCGCCTACGGCGCCGGCTTCGTTGCGCAGGGCGTGCCCGCCGACCTCGACGGCCTCACCAAGATGATTGAGGCGGGCATCCGGTATCCGGGTTTCGCGTTCATCAACATCCAGTCCCCCTGTGTCACCTACGGCGATCCGGAGGACCAGGTGAAGGTGCAGAAGACGCGGATGAAGAACCTGGTCACGCTCGGCCATGACCGCACCAACCGGCTCCGGGCGATGGAACTCGCACAGGACTACACCACGGAGCTGTACACCGGCGTCTTCTACCAGAATCCGAATCCGCCGGAGACGTACGACACCTACATCCGGAACCGGCAGCAGGAACTCGCCGGCTAA